The following coding sequences are from one Saccopteryx bilineata isolate mSacBil1 chromosome 3, mSacBil1_pri_phased_curated, whole genome shotgun sequence window:
- the LOC136331929 gene encoding LOW QUALITY PROTEIN: zinc finger protein 420-like (The sequence of the model RefSeq protein was modified relative to this genomic sequence to represent the inferred CDS: substituted 2 bases at 2 genomic stop codons) → MHNEDRSYQCNEHGENFKQESICNQNEKTSFPKNHYEHGKVFDQISHSNIHQVIHVVEITNKQSKCVKYCKQSSDHTEETIHTETETYTYNLCARALSKIFNVNILKKDHSEEKVDKYEKSGKTFNWHTCLNLHERNIHTKERPYKCRQCGKAFSHSSTLYNHQKIHTGERSHKCLDCGKTFIRKSKLNVHQRIHTGEKPYKCRQCGKAYICSSALTTHQKNHTGEKPYSCRECGKAFRDSYTLNVHQRTHTGEKPYKCRECGKAFSRSSHLTVHQKIHTGEGSHKCLECGKTFIHKLKFTVHQRIHTGEKPYKCRQCGKAFICSFTLTRHQRTHTGEKPYKCEECGKAFYDSCILTKHQRTHTGEKPYKCKECGKAFSRSSNLTVHQKIHTRQGFQKCLDCGKNFLLNSELTVHQRIHTGEKPYKCKECGKAFRISSCLNRHQRLHTGEKPYKCLECCKAFTCSSHLTRHQRTHTGEKPYKQKQCGKAFGQSXNVTHHXKPHTGQKLYICRECIKVLLGRGILVNIQEFIIKRSLTNMEVVAKTEMTVFTFLNKRIYTREAPCKCMWQSLLGALKTC, encoded by the coding sequence ATGCATAATGAAGACAGAAGTTATcaatgcaatgaacatggggaaaACTTTAAACAAGAATCAATTTGtaatcaaaatgagaaaacttcATTTCCCAAGAACCATTATGAACATGGAAAAGTGTTTGACCAGATATCACATTCTAATATTCATCAAGTTATTCATGTTGTGGAGATAACAAACAAACAGAGTAAATGTGTCAAATATTGTAAGCAATCTTCAGATCATACTGAAGAGACTATTCATACTGAGACGGAAACTTACACCTATAACTTGTGTGCCAGAGCTTTAAGTAAAATATtcaatgtaaatatacttaaaaaagaCCACAGTGAAGAAAAAGTTGATAAATATGAAAAATCTGGTAAGACATTTAATTGGCATACATGTCTTAATTTACATGAGAGAAATATTCATACCAAAGAGAGACCTTACAAATGCAGAcagtgtggcaaagcctttagccaTTCCTCAACTCTTTATaaccatcagaaaattcatactggagagaggtctcataaatgtttagatTGTGGCAAAACTTTTATCCGGAAATCAAAGCTTAatgtacatcaaagaattcacacaggcgagaaaccatacaaatgcagacaatgtggcaaagcctATATCTGTTCCTCTGCTCTTACTACACATCAAAAAaatcacacaggagagaaaccatacagttgtagagaatgtggcaaagcctttagagATTCCTACACTCTCAAtgtacatcaaagaactcacacaggagaaaaaccatataaatgtagagaatgtggcaaagcctttagtcGTTCCTCACATCTTACTGtgcatcagaaaattcataccgGAGAAGggtctcataaatgtttagaatgtggcaaaacctttattCATAAGTTAAAGtttactgtacatcaaagaattcacacaggagagaaaccatataaaTGCAGACAATGTGGTAAAGCCTTTATCTGTTCCTTTACTCTTACTagacatcaaagaactcacacaggagagaaaccatacaaatgtgaaGAATGTGGTAAAGCCTTTTATGATTCCTGTATTCTTACTaaacatcaaagaactcacacaggagagaaaccttacaaatgtaaagaatgtggcaaagcctttagtcGTTCCTCAAATCTTACTGtgcatcagaaaattcatactaGACAAGGCTTTCAAAAGTGTTTAGATTGTGGCAAAAACTTTCTTCTGAACTCAGAACTGactgtacatcaaagaattcacacaggggagaaaccgtacaaatgtaaggaatgtggcaaagcctttagaatTTCATCATGTCTTAATAGACATCAAAgacttcatactggagagaagccctataAATGCCTAGAATGTTGCAAAGCCTTTACTTGCTCCTCACACCTCACTCGACATCAGAggactcatactggagagaagccttacaaacaaaaacaatgtggAAAGGCCTTTGGCCAGTCCTGAAACGTCACTCATCATTAGAAACCTCATACTGGACAGAAACTTTACATTTGTAGAGAATGTATTAAGGTTTTACTTGGCAGGGGAATCTTAGTAAACATTCAAGAATTCATTATCAAGAGAAGCCTTACAAATATGGAGGTTGTAGCAAAAACTGAAATGACTGTTTTCACCTTCCTAAACAAGAGGATATATACCAGAGAGGCACCTTGCAAAtgtatgtggcaaagccttttaGGTGCACTGAAAACTTGCTGA